A region of Lichenibacterium dinghuense DNA encodes the following proteins:
- a CDS encoding OmpA family protein: MRNRPATSFTGDDRAKLATFKADKPSIDLVLQFDFNSDALRGQAMKTAVMLGEAISSPEFRGRTFLIAGYTDAKGSDQFNQALSERRAASVRAFLIQRYHVPPSDLIAVGYGKTDLKDPADPTAAINRRVQAVNLLPTRSAAK, from the coding sequence TTGCGGAACAGGCCGGCGACATCCTTCACGGGCGACGACCGCGCCAAGCTGGCGACCTTCAAGGCCGACAAACCGTCCATCGACCTCGTGCTGCAGTTCGACTTCAACTCGGACGCGCTGCGTGGCCAGGCGATGAAGACCGCGGTCATGCTCGGCGAAGCGATCTCGAGCCCCGAGTTCAGGGGCCGGACCTTCCTGATCGCCGGCTACACGGACGCGAAGGGCAGCGACCAGTTCAACCAGGCTCTGTCGGAGCGCCGCGCCGCGTCCGTGCGGGCCTTCCTGATCCAGCGCTACCACGTGCCACCGTCGGACCTGATCGCGGTGGGCTATGGCAAGACCGACCTCAAGGACCCCGCCGACCCGACGGCGGCCATCAACCGGCGCGTCCAGGCTGTGAACCTGCTGCCGACCAGAAGCGCGGCGAAGTGA
- a CDS encoding HlyD family efflux transporter periplasmic adaptor subunit, translating to MRVAKACITETVRVTGFAVARGERRLALPMPGYRISEVLVSEGDAVAASQDLIRAVPTDPGPAATAAPAVLRAPAAGTVTQLAAAAGDLTGAASAGQPLLTITTDAAIDVVVDVPSPFAARIRRGAGARVRGLHGADAGATVKDPVSTVNPATQLGQARVAVDAASHLRPGQFASVRIEVGRECRVTIPQAAVTLKDGVASVQVLDGATLERRTIVTGLSDDTDVQVREGLSEGDVVVASAGSGVEGLPADALSGPPAAPAKP from the coding sequence ATGAGGGTCGCGAAGGCCTGCATCACCGAAACCGTCCGCGTGACCGGCTTCGCGGTCGCCCGTGGCGAACGTCGCCTCGCCCTGCCGATGCCCGGCTACCGGATCAGCGAGGTCCTGGTGAGCGAGGGGGACGCCGTCGCGGCGAGCCAGGATCTCATACGGGCCGTGCCGACCGACCCGGGCCCGGCCGCGACCGCCGCACCCGCGGTCCTGCGCGCGCCGGCGGCCGGCACCGTCACCCAACTCGCCGCGGCCGCGGGGGACCTCACGGGTGCCGCATCGGCGGGCCAGCCCCTGCTCACGATCACCACCGACGCCGCCATCGACGTCGTCGTCGACGTGCCGAGCCCCTTCGCGGCGCGCATCCGGAGGGGCGCGGGCGCCCGCGTGCGCGGCCTCCACGGCGCCGACGCCGGTGCCACGGTCAAGGACCCCGTGAGCACGGTGAACCCGGCAACGCAGCTGGGCCAGGCTCGCGTCGCGGTCGACGCCGCGTCCCACCTCAGGCCCGGGCAGTTCGCGAGCGTCAGGATCGAGGTCGGGCGGGAATGCAGGGTCACGATCCCGCAGGCGGCCGTCACGCTGAAGGACGGCGTCGCCAGCGTGCAGGTGCTCGACGGCGCGACGCTGGAAAGGCGAACGATCGTGACGGGTCTGTCGGACGACACCGACGTCCAGGTCCGCGAAGGCCTGTCCGAGGGCGACGTCGTGGTGGCTTCGGCGGGGTCGGGCGTCGAAGGCCTGCCCGCGGACGCCCTTTCCGGCCCGCCCGCCGCGCCAGCGAAGCCGTGA